Genomic window (Oryza sativa Japonica Group chromosome 3, ASM3414082v1):
ATTCAGCCATGCTGAATACATTAAGAGACCACTTGGAAATCTCTAAAATACGGCTTGACCTGTTAATTCGATCTGTGCTTTGCTCCAGGCCGCAAAATATGAGTTGTTGTAACGAACTGGAATCAGCTAGAATGACAATATAGCACTCAACACACGCAACAAAATTTCACAGGCTGTCTGTTCGTAGGGATGTACTCGTTCATGGGAAAAAAAACCATACCGAAGCCTATAGCAGGCTATATTGCGTCAGGACTAGGGTTTACAATATCAACAATAAATAGAAAAATAcgtatgttttttaaaatactaaacgatgcgttttctaaaaaaagactataggaaagttgcttttaaaaaatatattattctaTTTCTCAAATTTAAAATGATTAATACTAGGGCAGCGCTCAATAATTCAACACCTACTAGAGTTTAAATACTGGTGCCCACGAAtattacatacatatagatAAATTTTTAATATGACTTCAGTGGGATCAGGGATGTACCGCTGGTTTTTATTTCTTAGAGCATGTGCTATAGGATGAATTCGCGGAAATGTGAGTGTGATATTGTATGTGCAGTGGTGCATGTTCGTCTATCGTGtaacttttttgtttttcaatTTCGTAGCCGTTATCGGTGCCTAAACGGAACCTCGAGATCCGGATTCGAGTCGAGTCCCCCGTCCGGCCGCGAAACCGAGCCTTCTGACCACCGCCGAAACCAAATCGGGCCCGGACGCGCCGCGTCGTGTTGGGCCTAGACACTTCCTGCCAAGTCTACTAATAGTCCTCGTAGGACCAACCACTAACACCGTCCTGATTCGTCAAAGGGTTTAAGCATCTCGTCTCGTCGCCGAAACTCCGATCTCTCCGCACCCCCCAAAAACCCTAACCCGCCatggcaaccgccgccgcctcctcctcagctcctcctcctcctccccaaccCGCGGAACCCGCCGCCGATCCACCGGCCAAGGAAGAGCCCCAGAACACcacggcggatgcggcggcgcccGTCAGCgacgcgggggcggcggtggcggcggaggagggggagacgGTGAtcctggacgccgccgccggggagggggatgcggagggggaggaggaaggggagtgCGGGTTCTGCCTCTTCATGAAGGGCGGCGGGTGCAGGGAGGAGTTTGTCGGGTGGGAGAAGTGCGTGGAGGACGCGGAGaaggccggcgacgacgtcgtcgaGCGCTGCTACGAGGTCACCGCCGCGCTCCACAAGTGCATGGAGGCCCACGCCGAGTACTACCACCCCATCCTCAGCGCCgagcgcgccatggccgccgaccTCGAGGCCGCCAAGGCAGACCAGGCCGCCGAGGCctcctccgacgccgccgcctcctcctcgcagcagcagcagccgccgccaacGGAGGAAGAAGCTGCCGGCGAGAAGaagcaggcggaggaggaagcggtGGTCCCGGAGAAGCAAGATGTCGCGGCCTGATTGGTCAAAACGGTGGGGATCTTGAGAAgaaattttttttgagggaTCGATCTGAGGCGTTTCAGATTGTgaattcttttctctttttttttcaaggattAATTAGTTAAACTTTGATCCATGAGACGGATGGAGAGGGGGATGGATCTCTCCAAGAAAATGTCAAATTCATTTTTGGGTGGAAACTATACACGAGTTCTGAATTATACGGAGATCTCATGCTCTAATAATGTGATGTTTTGATTAGATTAACTGACATGGATTATTAATAGCTTTTTCTTGATTAGATTAACTGACATGGATTATTAATAGCTTTTTCAATAGATCATCCTATATATTTGCTCTCCATCCATGTGTCAATATGCTTGAGCTCCTGTGCTGATGTTGCGTACATTGCAATGCAGTTTCTGTTTAATTGACAAGCGATTGCGCTCCATCTGATTGTTACTTTGCTAACTTGTGTCTTGTGATAACTGATAGTGATATTTGATTCGCTACTACTCTCTAGCAAATTATCCGCGTTTTATATGAATTTCAGCAGGGCAGTGAATTGGATATATGGATTGCGTAAGTTTCAAGTGCATAACATTCTTGTTGCAATGCTAATTGCTAAACGTTGCTCCTTCAAAACTTTCAGATCAGTGGCATCGGAGTTCTTTTTATGGACCCAAACCCATACTTCAAACCTTCTATTAAGTAAAATTTGGTGCGGTTAATGTGATTTGCCATATTTTTTCTCCTTAATGGATTTGCTTTCATGCTTCAAACCTCAGTACTGCAGGCAATCCCCGCTGTTCGTTTTAGCCACTGCCTTCATGTGTCTGCAAACTGGAAAAATGATCTGCGTTAATTCAACAGACCACGTTGTGTATCGAACACTTTTAACAAAGGAAATAATATTGTCGTATAAATATCTTCCTCTATATTGTTGTACGAAATTATCTTCctctcattctttttttttttgagagaaatCCTCTCATTGCAACTGATCGTAACAAACCTCTCAGTTCATAACCTAATAGAACATTCATAAGGTTTCATCCTTTCAGTCAAATGCTATGAAAGCTAGCATCGAAAAATAGCCACATTGCGTACCATTCCAAATTTCCAATACAGAATTACAGATGGCCATAACAAACAGCAGAAGATGAAACAAAATGGATAAAATGTAGTTTGACTTTCAACGACATCTTCAATTACCGTAAGCTAAAAAAGAGAATGAAGTCGCACAGAGTGCCGCAAAAAAACATTAACCTGTAACGGTAGCAAAATTGACGGCAGGTTTCTGGAACACCCGAACAACAGCAGATCCATCAGCGCCATCATTTCCAACCCTCCATGAACGATCCTTCTTCCTCTGGGGTTTCTTGTGATGCTTATAGGAtgcctctttcttcttctttgtaGAGTTCTTGGACACTTCACTGGCCAGGTCGAAAGATTCAAGGTCACTTAGTACATGACTAATGTTTGGATCAGCTTGACTGATTTCCTCATCTTGTTCATCAGAAGCACAATGATCTGCTGTGGCACCTACTGCAGTATCTGAGCCTTCAAGGTCAGTGGTTTCCTCTGGGTCAGTTTCAGAATCTGTATCACCAGGGGGAAGCTCAAAGTGTGGGATCTTTCCATCTAAGTAATCCTTCAGAATCTGTCTAGCAGCCCTAGTCTCATCAGGCAGCCCAGCATGACTGACATGCCCTCGAGATGTGCAGTACGCCCGCAGCAACTCAGCGGCAGTTGGTGGTCGGGACAGTTGTTCATATGCCTTGGGCTTTGGCAGGGTGATTTTATAAATCTGTTCTAGAACATTTCTTGGCACACGATTTGCCACCACTTGAATAGCGCCCCTATGCTTTGTCATCCTATCAATTGGCAAGACACCACAGGCTACCATCTCATGCCTTGAGCTTGAAAAGGAAGGGAAGACCAGACCTGGACAATCACAGAGAATGAGTTCTTCTGAGATTACCAATGTCTGAAAATGCTTGGTCTTGCCAGGTGTAGAGGTTACACCAGTTCTCTTCTGGCCTACCAAAGCATTGATGGTTGAACTCTTCCCAACATTTGGATAGCCTACAAATCCAACAACCACATGCTTGGGTCGTGTTGAGACAGAATCTGAACGACTAGATTCATGACCCTCTTCAGCTCTTAATGCTCCCTTTTGGTTCACAATATACTCAGCTTCACCCTGCAATCTCACCAAGAGTTCATCCCGGCCATATATCTTGGTGTCAAGATCTGCTGTATTCCAGTTTTCCATGGAATAGCTGCTCAACTTCTTTCCCTCTAAATCAGCAGTAGCAGCTTTGGCAGACCAGAACAGATAAAGGATATCGTGTTGCTTAAAGTATTCTGCCCATCTCtgtctgcaatttttttttcaatgagaAATTACTGTATGGATCATCGCAGACACTAAAGGCATTTAGAATATTGAAAAATGCGCTTGTGTGGTGTTACTAACCTGACATTCAGTGGTAAAAGATCAGCCTTGTTTACAAGAAGCAGTGTTCTCTTGTGCTCATCAATTTCCTGTGCGTATACCTTACAACATACATAAAGACATGTCAGAAGACAACACAAAACTGCAAAGATCCACACAATAGTGAAAGCTTACACAGTTATATCTCTTCTATGCTATTATTACAAATCATATTTATCACAAAGAGGGAACACCAGAAACTAATGAATTACACTAACCCTAGCACCACATGCTATCAGCACAGAAACACACGCAAGGAAGTATTTAAGCATTATGCTGTTGGCAGACAATAAAACAAAGAAATCAAACAGGACAACATCTGCGATATGAAGGTAAACTGAATTTACAGTTGTATCATCGCGCCCGTCAGGTTGTGCCTTTGTGATTTGCCAGTGCCTGAGCAACTTAAAATCTTAAACACTAACGTGTCTAGGAATGAATGCAACGAGATGTGGGACTACTGAATATGCTGTATATCCAATATCGTGGTTTTAATATTCAAGTGCCTGAAATTTTCATGGTAAATGGGCATTCAGCTAATGCTTCCAGATAACCATAGAATGTAATAAGGTTATAATCAgtagttgcaacttgcaagaggCTGGATATGTAAATTACCAATCATCTAAAAGTTTATCTTAAACCCAAAAAGAGTAGTCAAAAGAAAAATACTGGAATCTTGGGAATAAGTACCTCAAGATCAGGGCAGCGGTAGAACAAGGGATCTCGAGCATCAACTACCATGACCAGCTTCAAGAAAGAAGGAAAACAGAAGTCAAGCACTTCCACATAATTTCCAGAACTGTCAGCTCATTCAAAGATAAGCAACATACAGTTGGACAGAAAATTAAAAGCTACTAGGATAATGAATAAAACAGACTATAATATAACTACAGGATACATTTGTTATGCTGTTAGCTGCTAAGCAACTCAGAAATTTCAAATAGGCCACAATTGAATAGGGAACAAGTTTTAATGTTGAAAAAAGATATATGATGAAATGTGGTAAAGTAGTAACGTGTCCATATTTGAACTGTAACATAGTCTTCTCATGCATACGCACTCACCAGATCACTGCGTTCAAGTACTCTCCAGAGCTGTCTCCAGATATCAATGTTCTTCTCAAAAGGGGTAAGGACAAGTTTTTCGTTCTCTTCCAATCTGcaggagaaaaaaagaatctTTTGGTATATAAAAATAAACAGAACGATAGGCAACATCATGCTTGACTTTGATGCACCAGAAGCTCACTGCGCACACATTCAAGATACGAGTTTCAACTTTTCTTAGTccaagaaggaaaaaggatATATTGTACACAATTAGATACAGGCCAACATTTCACTTGTTGCCAGTGTAATATCTAAATTAAAGAAGTAGAAAGGAATCCATCCCAAATTTTCATAACCAAGCATAAGTAGCTGtccaaatattattttttttggcacaTAAACACAACAAACATTGGAAGACATACAAGAATCAGCATAATAACCAATGAAACCTGACCAACCTTGCGAGGTTCCTCCGCCACTCCAGGAAGGCCCGCTTCTCGTTGGCGTCGAGCTCCTCCACCGTCATCTGGGGAGTCCATGGCGGTCTGAAATCGAGAACATCACATCCACCTATACATCACTGACCCAAAATTTAGAAGACGAGAAGAAAGAGAAGCGCTGTTGAGCACCCACCGGCGGGGCACCTTGAGGCTGCCCGCGTGAAGGgcctcctgctcctcccgcagccaccgcctctcctcctccgtctccaccGTCCCATCCCTGCATCGCAAAGgagcgcccgcgcccgcgcccgaatGAGCAACCCGCTTCAGagacatttcgtcgaacacttAGGATACCCAACAAAAAAAGTTCGTTTAAGATGTTACAGATCGATAAGCCCGGAGCCGAGCGAGGCGGAGAGGGCGACGTCGccggcaccgtcgccgccaccaccaccgaggAGGAGGTATTCCT
Coding sequences:
- the LOC4333573 gene encoding uncharacterized protein, producing MATAAASSSAPPPPPQPAEPAADPPAKEEPQNTTADAAAPVSDAGAAVAAEEGETVILDAAAGEGDAEGEEEGECGFCLFMKGGGCREEFVGWEKCVEDAEKAGDDVVERCYEVTAALHKCMEAHAEYYHPILSAERAMAADLEAAKADQAAEASSDAAASSSQQQQPPPTEEEAAGEKKQAEEEAVVPEKQDVAA
- the LOC4333574 gene encoding GTPase LSG1-2, producing the protein MGGGGGGGGRKDRGEGLGRALTRQRNKAAAAAKERGHALALARRARQPLESVIEVSDIDAVLQRAAEEYLLLGGGGGDGAGDVALSASLGSGLIDLDGTVETEEERRWLREEQEALHAGSLKVPRRPPWTPQMTVEELDANEKRAFLEWRRNLARLEENEKLVLTPFEKNIDIWRQLWRVLERSDLLVMVVDARDPLFYRCPDLEVYAQEIDEHKRTLLLVNKADLLPLNVRQRWAEYFKQHDILYLFWSAKAATADLEGKKLSSYSMENWNTADLDTKIYGRDELLVRLQGEAEYIVNQKGALRAEEGHESSRSDSVSTRPKHVVVGFVGYPNVGKSSTINALVGQKRTGVTSTPGKTKHFQTLVISEELILCDCPGLVFPSFSSSRHEMVACGVLPIDRMTKHRGAIQVVANRVPRNVLEQIYKITLPKPKAYEQLSRPPTAAELLRAYCTSRGHVSHAGLPDETRAARQILKDYLDGKIPHFELPPGDTDSETDPEETTDLEGSDTAVGATADHCASDEQDEEISQADPNISHVLSDLESFDLASEVSKNSTKKKKEASYKHHKKPQRKKDRSWRVGNDGADGSAVVRVFQKPAVNFATVTVCRHMKAVAKTNSGDCLQY